A window of Aedes aegypti strain LVP_AGWG unplaced genomic scaffold, AaegL5.0 Primary Assembly AGWG_AaegL5_hic_scaff_438_PBJ_arrow, whole genome shotgun sequence contains these coding sequences:
- the LOC110681115 gene encoding uncharacterized protein LOC110681115 isoform X1 — translation MIGCFVSGCSWKTTCPALLSLHLRRLHEPIDVYTCSELNCGRRFSVRCSFIAHIRKHLKVDENEIRSRKNRENNENELLAINSREEMESMNDFTVVNNANMIEAENAKKQEETKNRSESESLINIETLSLEFANLNVGLNLKWLEKSSISRKLVFEFQEDVRVNILKPIQDVVGIMSDSGLISAFGKHALNSMFSMFSNVQSEYQFVRQLKLMQLYEDPVYFTICNELRPGVISHKLDMIIDDIKGVLMPIRFQLKKYLESAGMMDTIIDSLKPSTDGMIRSLIDGKIWHRKVENFNEKIVIPINIFIDDFTTSDTVSPHASSTKICGVYYYIPCLPPHILAKLQNILVAGFFLSQDRKHFGNSQTFYKLVEVFTELETNGINIVHDGKQVNVYFMIGFVTGDNLGLSEILNLAESPSANFYCRACKRTKSDREQDCREFIESMRSEDGYDEDISLNDVSRTGIKGNCILNDIPSFHVSLNFYFDVMHDVSEGICLYGLSHCLRYFVYKKKYFTLDDLNCRKNLFIYGHLNSANIPNDIKDTNLAKQKVKMTANEINTLTRFLPLMIGNLVPSDDPVWQYLCSLLKIFDIIMLHDIPVELIDELKRLVEFHHLNYVNLFQDTLKPKHHNIVHYATAMTMSGSLRRQWGMRCEAKHKEAKQYCRVNCNKRNICSSLISKFCFKYAFDVFNNQFILPFIDIKNENIRSGALPDVCEPLANTITCNGTKTFKLLSKFTKQNSLYEKGTIFCLRQKLIRNVYEIKAILLINDTDIMLLCYLFNSKFFDDHLQSFLLEKEDKLRIVTNIERIDSIPINIHYLNGNMYLRMCNFVSINCLIGDTVSKEC, via the coding sequence ATGATTGGATGTTTCGTTTCCGGTTGCAGCTGGAAGACAACATGTCCTGCGCTTTTAAGTCTTCATCTGCGACGGTTGCATGAACCGATCGACGTCTATACCTGCTCTGAATTGAATTGTGGAAGGAGATTTAGTGTCAGATGTTCTTTTATCGCTCATATTAGGAAACATTTGAAAGTTGATGAAAATGAGATTAGAAGTAGAAAAAACAGAGAAAACAACGAAAATGAACTTTTAGCAATAAATAGTAGAGAAGAAATGGAATCCATGAATGATTTTACCGTtgtaaataatgcaaatatgATAGAAGCTGAGAACGCCAAAAAAcaagaagaaacgaagaatagAAGCGAATCGGAATCATTAATCAACATTGAAACATTATCGCTAGAATTTGCAAATTTAAACGTTGGATTAAACCTAAAATGGCTAGAAAAGAGTTCGATCTCTCGTAAATTAGTTTTTGAGTTTCAAGAAGATGTTCGTGTTAATATTTTGAAACCAATTCAAGACGTTGTCGGCATTATGTCAGACTCTGGACTGATTTCGGCGTTTGGGAAACATGCTTTGAATTCTATGTTTTCAATGTTCTCCAACGTCCAATCGGAGTATCAATTTGTTCGCCAATTAAAACTTATGCAGCTCTATGAAGATCCGGTATACTTTACAATATGTAATGAATTAAGACCTGGAGTGATAAGTCATAAACTTGATATGATCATTGACGATATCAAAGGTGTTCTGATGCCAATTAGATTtcaactgaaaaaatatttggaatcggCAGGAATGATGGATACAATAATCGATAGCTTGAAACCGTCGACAGATGGGATGATCAGATCATTGATAGATGGCAAAATTTGGCATAGAAAGGTAGAGAATTTCAACGAAAAAATCGTAATTCCAATAAACATATTTATTGATGATTTTACCACAAGCGACACGGTGTCCCCACACGCGAGCAGCACCAAAATTTGCGGTGTTTATTACTACATTCCTTGCCTACCACCGCACATACTTGCAAAACTACAAAACATACTCGTAGCTGGATTTTTCCTGTCACAAGATCGAAAACATTTTGGTAACAGTCAAACATTCTACAAGCTGGTTGAAGTATTCACGGAATTAGAAACTAATGGCATAAATATCGTCCATGATGGAAAACAAGTCAATGTTTATTTTATGATCGGTTTTGTTACTGGAGACAACCTAGGGCTCAGTGAGATACTCAATTTAGCAGAGTCACCGTCAGCAAATTTTTACTGTCGTGCTTGTAAGAGAACAAAATCAGATAGAGAACAAGACTGTAGAGAGTTCATAGAATCTATGAGATCAGAAGATGGTTACGATGAGGATATTAGTTTGAATGATGTATCGAGGACAGGTATAAAAGGAAACTGTATACTGAATGATATACCTTCGTTTCATGTATcacttaatttttattttgatgtaATGCACGATGTTTCGGAAGGCATTTGTTTGTATGGATTGTCTCATTGTCTCAGATATTTTGTGTACAAGAAAAAGTACTTTACTTTGGATGATTTGAACTGTCGCAAGAATCTGTTCATATACGGTCATTTGAATTCAGCTAATATTCCTAACGACATTAAAGATACGAATCTAGCCAAGCAGAAGGTTAAAATGACTGCAAATGAGATCAATACCTTGACACGTTTTTTACCGTTAATGATTGGAAATTTGGTACCCAGCGATGATCCAGTATGGCAATATTTATGCAGCCTACTAAAAATATTCGATATTATAATGCTTCACGATATTCCTGTTGAGCTTATAGATGAACTAAAACGGTTAGTCGAATTCCATCACTTAAATTATGTCAATTTATTTCAAGACACACTCAAACCTAAACATCATAACATAGTGCACTATGCAACTGCGATGACTATGTCAGGAAGTCTACGTAGACAATGGGGTATGAGATGTGAAGCAAAACATAAAGAAGCAAAGCAATATTGTCGGGTGAATTGCAACAAACGCAATATATGTTCATctctaatttcaaaattttgttttaaatatgcCTTTGATGTATTCAATAATCAATTCATTTTGCCTTTCATTGATATTAAGAATGAGAACATACGTAGCGGAGCGCTTCCAGATGTTTGTGAACCACTGGCAAACACTATTACATGCAACGGTACCAAAACATTTAAACTCCTATCAAAATTTACTAAGCAAAATTCATTGTATGAAAAGGGTACCATATTTTGCCTAAGACAGAAATTAATCAGGAATGTTTATGAAATTAAGGCTATTCTTCTGATTAATGATACGGACATTATGTTGTTGTGTTATTTgttcaattcaaagttttttgatgATCATTTGCAGTCTTTTTTGCTCGAGAAAGAGGATAAACTGAGAATTGTAACAAACATAGAAAGAATTGATTCAATACCGATTAATATTCATTACCTAAATGGCAATATGTACCTAAGAATGTGTAATTTTGTAAGCATAAATTGTTTGATTGGCGATACTGTTAGTAAGGAATGCTAG
- the LOC110681115 gene encoding uncharacterized protein LOC110681115 isoform X2, translated as MASESENIVEELFEVEVLLDQELLNLLKSFELSDQGIEQFLTNGYDIASLRIIEREEVEALLPPPFLADRTKSIDGLNKWRLSQGLQPVSQPLKENSQNNTSLHQNISTSRTSLGARPRTEWTAQNLICRSRKGNQILEKFKASNILSKKDRIFITHLIVDEFTDEFGKLTREELIRRSAELSALFPTTDQHIWYQPAFYRDASGKKIKLGRVAKGCLYDRNNNYLSGGAKTTKNLPGPSEQRTNSNLQLDVTITEDAVIAYQEITTEGYQLVKLDFQQKFPEKVDLLFSRFVDFRSRAQAVFANEVSPQGKPLCEFLLHDDLTEDSRDCITATLIFYSWRGVVMRLPNGTKWKPSLQEVCDSSIIFMKSLTDYETELARLNKQNTKRGVPDYPVIVVVGEDVKGANQFIVCFNDIAYKAETFLKAVDITFKIYKAYGIAFPLEATGPWQFIATYFYDFDLPEDRYKAKTLTLISMLRNHLPST; from the exons ATGGCGTCAGAAAGTGAGAACATCGTGGAAGAGTTGTTTGAAGTTGAAGTTTTGTTAGATCAGGAACTTTTAAACCTTCTAAAATCATTTGAACTTTCGGATCAGGGTATTGAACAGTTTCTCA caaACGGCTACGACATCGCATCGTTGAGAATTATTGAGCGAGAAGAAGTAGAAGCGTTGCTGCCGCCGCCATTTTTGGCGGACCGAACAAAATCCATCGATGGACTGAATAAGTGGCGATTATCTCAG GGTCTACAGCCTGTCTCCCAACCATTAAAGGAGAATTCTCAAAACAACACTTCACTCCATCAAAACATCTCCACCTCGAGAACTTCGCTTGGAGCTCGGCCGCGGACCGAGTGGACCGCCCAGAATCTGATTTGCCGTTCCAGGAAAGGAAAtcaaatcttggaaaaattcaaagccTCCAACATCCTCTCGAAAAAGGACCGGATTTTCATCACGCACCTGATCGTTGATGAGTTTACGGACGAATTCGGTAAGCTTACCCGAGAAGAGCTTATCAGAAGGTCTGCGGAATTGTCTGCCTTATTTCCAACAACCGACCag CACATATGGTATCAACCTGCATTTTATCGAGATGCGAGTGGCAAAAAAATTAAACTAGGACGTGTGGCGAAAGGTTGTTTATACGACCGGAATAACAATTACCTATCGGGCGGCGCTAAGACGACAAAAAATCTACCAGGACCATCAGAACAACGTACGAACTCCAATCTTCAGCTGGACGTTACCATCACGGAAGATGCAG TGATCGCTTATCAGGAGATCACTACCGAAGGTTACCAGCTTGTGAAATTGGACTTCCAGCAGAAATTTCCCGAGAAAGTGGATCTTCTATTCAGCCGGTTTGTGGACTTTCGGAGCCGTGCTCAAGCCGTTTTCGCTAACGAAGTGTCACCACAAGGCAAACCTCTATGCGAGTTCCTTCTTCATGATGATTTGACTGAAG ATTCTCGGGATTGTATTACTGCGACGCTTATTTTCTACAGTTGGCGTGGTGTGGTTATGCGCCTCCCGAATGGAACTAAATGGAAGCCATCTCTCCAAGAGGTCTGTGATAGCAGCatcatttttatgaaatcatTGACCGATTATGAGACGGAGCTTGCGCGACTCAACAAGCAGAATACAAAGAGAGGTGTTCCGGATTATCCAGTAATTGTAGTTGTCGGTGAAGACGTAAAAGGAGCTAATCAGTTCATCGTGTGTTTCAACGATATTGCATATAAAGCTGAAACGTTCTTGAAAGCTGTGGACATCACTTTCAAGATTTACAAAGCTTATGGAATAGCCTTTCCATTGGAAGCTACAGGCCCGTGGCAGTTCATTGCAACCTACTTCTACGACTTCGACCTTCCAGAAGATCGATATAAGGCGAAAACTCTGACGCTTATTTCGATGCTCCGTAATCACCTGCCTTCGACATGA
- the LOC110681114 gene encoding fatty acid-binding protein-like codes for IPSLYILPAFLIISRSRFENGFIPLLETQRDKHPPQPIAQPLKSVLLSSPPGVGMVLRKLGNSISPTVELVKEGDEYTFNTTSTFKNTTIKFKLGEEFEEETVDGRKVKSVCTLEGDNKLIHEQKGEKPTTIIREFTDTDLIATMTAGNAKCVRTYKAV; via the coding sequence ATCCCATCCCTATATATATTGCCAGCATTCCTTATCATCTCTCGGTCTCGTTTCGAGAACGGTTTTATTCCACTGCTGGAAACCCAGCGCGATAAGCATCCCCCTCAACCCATAGCACAACCACTAAAATCCGTCCTCTTATCATCTCCCCCAGGTGTCGGCATGGTGCTCCGCAAGCTCGGCAACAGCATCTCGCCGACGGTCGAACTGGTCAAGGAGGGCGACGAGTACACCTTCAACACCACCTCGACCTTCAAGAACACCACCATCAAGTTCAAGCTCGGCGAGGAGTTCGAGGAGGAAACCGTCGACGGACGCAAGGTCAAGTCGGTGTGCACCCTGGAGGGCGACAACAAGCTGATCCACGAGCAGAAGGGCGAGAAACCGACCACCATCATCCGTGAGTTCACCGATACCGACCTGATTGCCACCATGACCGCTGGAAATGCCAAGTGCGTCCGAACCTACAAGGCCGTATAA